Proteins encoded together in one Neobacillus sp. FSL H8-0543 window:
- a CDS encoding PCYCGC motif-containing (lipo)protein, translated as MKKITSLLLLCFAVVLIAVACSSNEANSTLDKKHKPLPDYVMNTSEKIQETYKMVTNYPEVVAGVPCYCGCFAQDGHVSNLDCYIDQFGPDNAVVEYDSMSIAUDVCIDIAREAIDMHLDGKSPKKIYDLITRKYEDFGEPTPTPEPK; from the coding sequence TTGAAAAAAATTACTTCTCTCTTACTACTCTGTTTTGCTGTCGTGTTAATAGCAGTAGCCTGCAGCTCTAATGAAGCCAATTCAACTTTGGATAAAAAGCATAAGCCTCTGCCAGATTATGTTATGAATACTTCAGAAAAGATTCAAGAAACATATAAAATGGTAACAAACTATCCAGAAGTTGTTGCAGGTGTTCCATGTTATTGCGGATGCTTTGCACAAGATGGCCATGTGAGCAACTTGGATTGCTATATTGATCAATTTGGACCTGACAATGCAGTCGTTGAATATGATTCAATGAGTATAGCCTGAGACGTCTGTATCGATATCGCCCGGGAGGCGATTGATATGCATCTTGACGGTAAAAGTCCTAAGAAAATATACGATTTAATCACTAGGAAATATGAAGATTTTGGGGAACCGACTCCTACACCAGAACCCAAGTAA
- the efp gene encoding elongation factor P: protein MISVNDFKTGLTIEFDGGLWRVLDFQHVKPGKGAAFVRSKLRNLRNGAIQEKTFRAGEKVEKAQIDNRKMQYLYANGDQHVFMDMESYEQVELPENSIEYELKFLKENMEVHIMMFNYETLGVELPNSVILEVAETEPGIKGDTSSGGTKSATLETGLSVQVPFFINQGDKLIINTTDSSYVSRA from the coding sequence ATGATATCTGTTAACGATTTTAAAACAGGATTAACAATAGAATTTGACGGTGGCCTTTGGCGCGTACTTGATTTCCAACACGTTAAACCAGGTAAAGGAGCTGCATTTGTACGTTCAAAGCTCCGCAATCTACGCAATGGCGCTATACAAGAAAAAACCTTCCGTGCCGGTGAAAAAGTTGAAAAGGCACAAATAGATAATCGTAAAATGCAATACCTCTATGCAAATGGTGATCAACATGTATTTATGGATATGGAATCCTACGAACAAGTTGAACTTCCAGAAAACAGTATTGAATATGAATTGAAGTTCCTAAAGGAAAATATGGAAGTACACATCATGATGTTTAATTATGAAACACTTGGTGTTGAACTGCCAAACTCGGTTATTCTTGAAGTGGCTGAAACAGAGCCGGGAATTAAAGGCGATACCTCTTCAGGCGGAACGAAGTCAGCAACTCTTGAAACAGGTCTTTCTGTTCAAGTTCCATTCTTTATTAATCAAGGTGACAAATTAATCATTAACACTACAGATTCATCATACGTATCACGTGCATAA
- a CDS encoding Xaa-Pro peptidase family protein — translation MEKIERLRSSFSEQGIDGLLITSQYNRRYLTNFTGSAGAVLISAEKAQFITDFRYIEQASKQCQGFEIVKFTGTIPEEVAKQAKNLGIQKLGFEEDYLTFSTYNTYKSEVEGELVPISGLIEKLRLIKTDAEIKILKVAADIADAAFKHILEFIRPGKTELEVSNELEFFMRRAGATASSFDTIVASGYRSALPHGVASDKIIEKGDIVTLDYGAYYNGYVSDITRTVAVGNPDAKLKEIYEIVLEAQLKGMAGIKPGMTGKEADALTRDYITEKGYGEYFGHSTGHGIGLEVHEGPGLSMRSNITLESGMVVTCEPGIYVEGLGGVRIEDDLLLTKDHNEALTHSTKELIIL, via the coding sequence ATGGAAAAGATAGAAAGATTAAGGTCAAGTTTTTCAGAACAGGGGATTGACGGGTTACTCATAACAAGTCAATATAATCGTCGCTATTTGACTAACTTTACAGGGTCTGCAGGGGCTGTGTTGATAAGTGCTGAAAAAGCTCAATTTATTACCGATTTTCGTTATATTGAACAGGCTTCTAAGCAATGTCAGGGTTTTGAAATCGTTAAGTTTACTGGAACTATTCCTGAAGAGGTTGCCAAGCAGGCTAAAAATTTAGGTATACAAAAACTTGGTTTTGAAGAAGATTATTTAACTTTTTCTACATATAACACCTATAAAAGTGAAGTTGAGGGAGAATTAGTCCCGATTTCAGGTTTAATCGAAAAATTACGCTTGATTAAGACCGATGCAGAGATTAAGATATTAAAGGTAGCAGCAGACATTGCTGATGCTGCATTTAAACATATTTTAGAATTTATACGTCCAGGAAAGACCGAACTGGAAGTATCGAATGAATTAGAGTTCTTTATGAGACGTGCGGGTGCGACTGCCTCTTCTTTTGACACCATTGTTGCTTCAGGGTATCGCTCTGCATTGCCACATGGTGTAGCCAGTGACAAGATCATTGAAAAAGGAGATATTGTAACACTTGATTACGGTGCATATTACAACGGATATGTTTCTGATATTACACGGACAGTTGCTGTAGGCAATCCTGATGCCAAGCTAAAAGAAATATATGAAATTGTTCTTGAAGCACAGCTTAAGGGCATGGCTGGAATTAAACCAGGTATGACTGGAAAAGAAGCAGACGCATTAACCAGAGATTACATAACAGAAAAGGGTTACGGAGAATATTTTGGACATTCGACTGGGCATGGAATCGGTCTTGAGGTCCACGAAGGTCCAGGTCTTTCAATGAGGTCAAATATTACTTTAGAATCAGGTATGGTCGTTACATGTGAACCTGGAATTTATGTCGAAGGCCTCGGCGGTGTTAGGATAGAAGATGACCTCCTACTCACCAAGGACCATAACGAAGCTCTCACTCATTCTACAAAAGAACTAATTATATTGTAA
- a CDS encoding YqhR family membrane protein yields MAREIIKKNYPKPMSFVAMVFWTGLFGGLFWGLIGILAYYFNFTEIRLNVILEPWALGHWKNEWLGTVISLIILGMLSVGAAFAYYLALRKIKGIWVGIGYGIILFLLVFFVLNPLFPSMKSFVDLKLDTIITSICLYLVYGVFIGYSINYEFQNNKMEANETAT; encoded by the coding sequence ATGGCAAGAGAAATAATAAAGAAAAACTATCCGAAGCCTATGTCATTTGTGGCGATGGTTTTTTGGACAGGACTATTTGGAGGGTTATTCTGGGGATTGATAGGCATACTCGCATACTATTTCAATTTTACAGAAATTCGTCTCAACGTAATCCTTGAGCCGTGGGCTCTTGGACATTGGAAGAATGAGTGGCTTGGCACTGTCATTTCACTCATTATTTTAGGAATGCTCTCCGTTGGTGCAGCATTTGCTTATTATCTTGCGTTAAGGAAAATTAAAGGAATATGGGTGGGAATTGGATATGGTATTATTTTATTCTTACTTGTGTTCTTTGTTCTAAATCCGCTCTTTCCAAGCATGAAATCATTCGTTGATTTGAAGCTTGATACAATTATCACCTCTATCTGTTTATATTTGGTATATGGGGTGTTCATTGGATATTCAATAAACTACGAATTTCAGAATAATAAAATGGAAGCAAATGAGACGGCAACTTAG
- a CDS encoding SA1362 family protein: MKNRISVLLVGSLVVFAIIGLVGKFTEDPMAFLQSIAVIALVGLAIYFIFLQIRKSNPQKREQQAFIKAAKRSKKRLQSKSGEQQAKVSSFGPLTSIKKNKKTKKNSSIHLTVIEGKKGKKKNRASL, from the coding sequence TTGAAAAATCGGATTTCTGTTCTTTTGGTTGGCAGTCTAGTTGTTTTTGCAATAATTGGCCTCGTTGGTAAATTCACTGAGGATCCAATGGCCTTTCTTCAGTCAATAGCAGTCATTGCATTAGTTGGCTTAGCCATTTACTTTATTTTTCTACAAATTCGTAAGTCAAATCCTCAGAAAAGAGAGCAGCAGGCATTTATTAAAGCCGCTAAAAGGTCAAAAAAACGTTTGCAGAGCAAGAGTGGCGAACAACAAGCAAAGGTTTCTTCATTTGGACCACTAACATCCATAAAGAAAAACAAAAAGACGAAGAAAAATTCTTCTATTCACTTAACTGTCATTGAAGGAAAAAAAGGCAAAAAGAAAAATCGGGCATCTCTTTAA
- a CDS encoding patatin-like phospholipase family protein gives MKIDGVFSGGGIKGFALVGAYQEIEKRGFQFERVAGTSAGSIVAALIAAGYRGNEINQLLAELNLTKFLDARKMIVPFPFAKWLSFFWKMGIYKGNELEKWVEEKLAAKGLRIFSDLPPQTLRVIASDLSNGQLVVLPDDLVKYGISPGSFSIAKAIRMSCSIPYFFEPVKLRSMDGTNIIVDGGVLSNFPMWLFDRENVQKLRPVLGIKLSPNEYEHEKHQIKNAFQLFGALFETMKDAHDSRYISKKHAKNIIFIPTEGVLATEFHLTDIKKQALLDLGKESAEKFFKSWCY, from the coding sequence ATGAAAATAGACGGTGTTTTTTCTGGAGGAGGGATTAAAGGGTTCGCTTTAGTTGGAGCCTATCAGGAAATTGAAAAAAGAGGTTTTCAATTTGAGAGGGTAGCTGGGACTAGTGCAGGTTCAATTGTTGCTGCATTAATTGCAGCTGGTTACCGCGGGAATGAAATCAATCAGTTACTCGCTGAACTAAATCTAACGAAATTTCTTGATGCTCGTAAAATGATTGTTCCTTTTCCTTTTGCGAAATGGCTGTCCTTTTTTTGGAAAATGGGGATATACAAAGGGAATGAGTTAGAGAAATGGGTTGAGGAAAAATTAGCAGCCAAGGGGTTAAGAATCTTTTCGGATTTGCCACCGCAAACATTAAGAGTCATAGCCTCTGACCTTTCGAATGGCCAGTTAGTGGTTCTTCCGGATGACTTGGTAAAATATGGAATATCCCCAGGGTCCTTTTCCATCGCCAAGGCGATTCGAATGAGCTGCAGCATCCCTTACTTTTTTGAGCCTGTTAAACTAAGGTCGATGGATGGAACAAACATTATCGTTGATGGAGGGGTATTGAGCAATTTTCCTATGTGGCTCTTTGATCGGGAGAATGTCCAAAAATTAAGGCCAGTCCTTGGAATCAAGCTAAGTCCAAATGAGTACGAACATGAAAAACATCAAATCAAAAATGCGTTTCAATTATTTGGTGCTTTATTTGAAACGATGAAAGATGCACATGATTCCAGATATATTTCTAAAAAACACGCCAAAAACATTATCTTTATTCCTACAGAGGGTGTATTAGCAACTGAGTTTCACTTAACTGATATAAAGAAACAGGCATTGTTAGATTTAGGAAAAGAGTCAGCAGAAAAATTCTTTAAATCTTGGTGTTACTAA
- a CDS encoding sulfite exporter TauE/SafE family protein encodes MGIKKESIKVYDMTCTSCEKRVERTVRKLDGVVNVKASFAGQFADIEFDDKQCSIDEIKTAIQSVGYGTEKSKDYKFIGILFIVATVVLLGINTGSFDMEAKLNNASYAVLFVIGVITSLHCVGMCGGIMLSQSIGKEGKNKFEAMKPAILYNLGRVIAYTLLGGIIGAIGSVFALSLMAKAVLQLFAGVFMIMMGFNMSGFKAFRKFQIKLPNVACKAMSKPRAPLFVGFLNGLMPCGPLQTMQIFALGTGSAISGALSMFMFAIGTVPLMLTFGALSSLLSKGYTKKILKFSGVLIIVLGLIMSNRGLALAGMNFSPMALMASVGAFGDANSLGSSSKATKATIKDGVQVLNMTAKVSGYTPNTLYVQKGMPVQWVVDGEEITGCNNSIVIPALNLQQKLQSGNNLIEFTPGNEDLNFSCWMGMKRGIIKVVEDLESITASSSDGTGLDTAVSSPQEVTAPSEPSIYGDDISKVPADRLIKKVQAANNEQTISIKGIGYELDPLIIILNTGMNTRVSLDLSSFDNPDGDFLIMNADTMEIVMEFNGTKGIVDINFTINKAGSYGIYLNEQELIGIIDAVDDISSINVEDVKSKYLK; translated from the coding sequence ATGGGTATCAAAAAGGAAAGCATCAAGGTGTACGATATGACCTGTACATCTTGTGAGAAGCGCGTTGAAAGGACTGTAAGAAAATTAGATGGTGTCGTAAATGTCAAAGCCAGTTTTGCCGGTCAATTTGCTGATATTGAATTTGATGATAAGCAATGCAGTATTGACGAAATAAAAACAGCAATCCAAAGTGTAGGATACGGTACTGAAAAGTCTAAAGACTATAAGTTTATCGGAATTCTTTTCATAGTAGCTACTGTAGTATTACTCGGAATAAATACGGGAAGCTTTGATATGGAAGCAAAACTTAATAATGCTTCCTATGCTGTTTTATTTGTTATCGGTGTTATTACTTCTCTCCATTGTGTAGGTATGTGTGGGGGAATCATGCTGTCACAAAGTATAGGTAAAGAGGGTAAAAATAAATTTGAAGCAATGAAACCCGCCATTTTATATAACCTCGGAAGAGTAATTGCTTATACATTACTCGGCGGAATCATTGGTGCAATTGGCTCAGTTTTCGCACTTTCCCTAATGGCCAAAGCTGTTCTGCAGCTTTTTGCTGGGGTATTCATGATTATGATGGGCTTTAATATGTCAGGTTTTAAGGCCTTTAGAAAATTCCAAATTAAATTACCAAATGTAGCTTGTAAAGCGATGAGTAAACCTAGAGCACCGTTATTTGTCGGATTTCTTAATGGTCTAATGCCTTGTGGTCCTCTTCAAACGATGCAAATTTTTGCTTTAGGAACAGGCAGTGCTATAAGCGGTGCCTTGTCGATGTTTATGTTTGCGATAGGCACTGTCCCGCTCATGCTAACGTTTGGAGCATTATCAAGTCTTTTAAGTAAGGGTTATACAAAGAAAATTCTTAAATTTAGCGGTGTCCTTATTATCGTTCTTGGACTTATTATGAGCAATAGGGGTTTGGCTCTAGCAGGAATGAACTTCAGCCCTATGGCCCTCATGGCAAGTGTTGGAGCATTTGGTGATGCTAATAGTCTAGGTTCTTCATCGAAAGCAACCAAGGCAACCATCAAAGATGGTGTACAGGTTTTAAATATGACTGCAAAGGTGAGTGGCTACACGCCAAATACGCTATATGTACAAAAAGGTATGCCTGTTCAGTGGGTAGTGGATGGAGAAGAAATTACTGGCTGTAATAATTCCATCGTTATTCCAGCACTGAACTTACAGCAAAAACTTCAAAGTGGAAATAACTTAATCGAATTTACACCTGGCAATGAGGATCTTAACTTTAGCTGTTGGATGGGTATGAAACGAGGGATCATAAAGGTTGTTGAAGATCTCGAGTCTATTACCGCTTCAAGCAGTGATGGAACAGGGCTGGATACTGCAGTTAGTTCTCCACAGGAAGTAACTGCTCCATCAGAGCCTAGTATTTATGGAGATGATATCAGCAAGGTACCCGCAGATAGACTAATCAAAAAAGTACAAGCTGCAAATAATGAGCAAACTATTTCAATAAAGGGAATTGGTTACGAATTAGACCCGCTTATAATAATCCTTAATACAGGAATGAATACAAGGGTATCTTTAGACCTATCCTCGTTTGACAATCCTGATGGAGACTTTTTGATCATGAATGCAGATACAATGGAAATCGTCATGGAGTTTAACGGTACAAAGGGAATAGTTGATATTAATTTTACAATTAATAAAGCAGGCTCCTACGGTATTTATCTAAATGAGCAAGAATTAATAGGAATCATTGATGCTGTTGACGATATTAGCTCGATTAACGTTGAGGATGTTAAAAGTAAATACTTAAAATAA
- a CDS encoding HAMP domain-containing sensor histidine kinase, with protein MQTISRRLSLLFVSCAIATILLVILFVNITVTYKFNHYMVDIQNKRYERIVGHFVEVYKREGKWTETSGVELMHEAYMGNYCLTLMDSNRIPVWGMDPTDLENQMHIGEMSATDNGVYTSKTYEIELDNRVVGYVDIGQYSSVLMSEEDINFKGSIIKSIVASGILTLIIITFLSLYFSKQFSNPIREAAKMSVRLSKGDFEAKSNIKSNIEELEDLRISVNILARKLKNQDTLRKRLVSDISHEIRTPLNVLQNNLEAMIDGVLPVTQETLVYLNQEVIRFGKLINNLNVLKEFEDESITLNYQEILLDEFITGICRDFYRIAENKQIIIDYFIQPIEDKYRINGDKDKLKQVFINVISNALKFTETNGKVLIKLYETSKNIIVEISDNGIGIKQEDLPYIFERLYRGDKSRQQIDGNGIGLTIVKNILQLHNASVDVVSKEGEGTTVKIYFIR; from the coding sequence TTGCAAACCATCAGCAGAAGATTAAGTTTATTATTTGTTTCGTGTGCGATTGCAACAATTCTCCTTGTAATATTATTCGTAAATATAACCGTTACGTATAAATTCAATCACTATATGGTTGATATTCAGAACAAAAGATACGAAAGAATTGTTGGCCACTTTGTAGAAGTATATAAAAGAGAAGGAAAATGGACAGAAACCTCTGGAGTAGAATTGATGCACGAGGCATATATGGGGAATTATTGTTTGACACTTATGGACAGTAATAGAATACCTGTATGGGGAATGGATCCAACGGATTTAGAAAATCAGATGCACATTGGAGAAATGTCCGCAACAGACAACGGTGTATATACCTCTAAGACGTATGAAATAGAATTAGATAATAGAGTAGTTGGTTATGTTGATATTGGACAGTATTCCTCTGTGCTTATGTCTGAAGAGGATATAAATTTTAAAGGATCGATAATTAAAAGCATCGTTGCTAGTGGCATATTAACACTCATTATTATAACTTTTTTAAGTCTTTATTTTTCTAAACAGTTTTCTAATCCGATTCGGGAAGCAGCAAAGATGTCTGTGCGCCTTTCCAAAGGGGACTTTGAGGCGAAATCCAATATAAAGAGTAATATTGAAGAACTTGAAGATTTAAGAATAAGTGTAAATATTTTAGCCAGAAAATTAAAGAATCAAGATACCCTTAGAAAAAGGTTAGTCTCAGACATTTCTCATGAAATTAGAACTCCCTTAAATGTACTCCAAAATAATCTGGAAGCAATGATTGATGGTGTTTTACCGGTTACACAAGAGACTTTAGTTTATCTTAATCAAGAAGTCATTAGGTTTGGCAAATTAATAAATAATCTAAATGTATTAAAAGAATTTGAAGATGAAAGTATAACACTTAATTATCAAGAGATTCTGCTAGATGAATTTATTACTGGCATATGCAGAGATTTTTACAGGATAGCTGAAAATAAGCAAATAATAATTGATTACTTTATACAGCCAATTGAAGATAAATATCGTATTAATGGAGATAAAGATAAATTAAAGCAGGTATTCATTAATGTCATTTCCAATGCACTTAAATTTACTGAAACAAATGGAAAAGTACTGATTAAGTTATATGAAACTAGTAAAAATATTATAGTAGAAATTAGTGACAATGGAATAGGAATTAAACAAGAAGATCTACCATATATATTTGAAAGGTTATACAGAGGAGATAAGAGCAGGCAGCAAATTGATGGAAATGGTATTGGATTGACGATTGTCAAAAATATATTACAACTTCATAATGCGAGTGTGGATGTTGTCAGCAAAGAAGGAGAAGGAACTACGGTTAAGATTTATTTTATTAGATAA
- a CDS encoding response regulator transcription factor produces MNNILIIEDEESVSVVIKGYLEKEGYHVQCAATGLKGIEIFNKENIKLVILDLMLPDISGEEVCKIMRQKSDVHIFMLTAKGSLNDRIDGLNLGADEYLIKPFSPRELTARVNALFRRLDAKFPSSSILLDDGNMVIDCDKRSVKIQNEEIPFTPNELDIFCTLVANKGKVLSREQLIDKIFGADFRGYDRTIDVHIKNIRKKIEKDTKNPKYIVTVMKAGYKFGGEG; encoded by the coding sequence ATGAACAATATTTTAATAATTGAGGATGAAGAAAGCGTATCGGTGGTTATAAAAGGCTATTTGGAAAAGGAAGGATATCACGTTCAGTGTGCCGCCACTGGACTAAAAGGAATAGAAATTTTTAATAAAGAAAATATTAAACTAGTAATACTAGATTTGATGCTCCCCGATATTAGCGGTGAAGAAGTATGCAAAATCATGCGTCAAAAATCTGATGTTCATATATTTATGCTAACAGCAAAGGGGTCTTTAAACGACAGGATAGATGGTTTAAACCTTGGTGCAGATGAATATCTAATCAAACCCTTTAGTCCTCGTGAGCTGACGGCCAGAGTAAATGCCCTCTTCAGAAGGTTAGATGCAAAATTCCCATCATCAAGTATATTGCTAGATGACGGAAATATGGTCATTGATTGTGATAAAAGGTCTGTGAAAATTCAAAACGAAGAGATTCCTTTTACACCAAATGAGTTAGATATTTTTTGCACCCTTGTTGCAAATAAGGGAAAAGTATTATCTAGAGAACAGCTAATAGACAAAATATTTGGAGCCGATTTTAGAGGGTATGATCGGACAATCGATGTGCACATAAAAAATATACGTAAGAAGATAGAAAAGGACACGAAGAATCCCAAATATATTGTTACTGTAATGAAAGCAGGCTATAAATTTGGCGGTGAGGGGTAA
- a CDS encoding heavy metal translocating P-type ATPase produces the protein MSQSLKETNLQISGMTCAACSTRIEKSLNKLAGVETATVNLALEKSAIKYDPAQIKIEDIEKKIKDLGYEVVTEKADFAITGMTCAACSARIEKGLNKLDGVVKANVNLALETATVEYNGAALSTGEIIKKVEGLGYGAHVKENEKDTSDYRQKEIAKQTKKFIISAILSIPLLWAMVGHFTFTSFIWVPEMFMNPWVQLALATPVQFIIGSQFYIGAYKALKNKSANMDVLVALGTSAAYFYSLYLSFMSLSMTSTHTVELYYETSAVLITLIILGKLFEAKAKGRSSEAIKKLMGLQAKTATVEREGVEQEIPLEEVVVGDILYIKPGEKIPVDGKIIEGRSAIDESMLTGESVPIDKSIGDEVIGATLNKNGFIKVEAKKVGRDTALAQIIKVVEEAQGSKAPIQRLADKISGVFVPIVVGLAVLAFIIWYVWAAPGDFAEALEKLIAVLVIACPCALGLATPTSIMAGSGRAAEYGILFKGGEHLEMTHRISTVVLDKTGTVTNGKPVLTDVFTDQLQEKDFLSLVGSAEKQSEHPLAQAIVQGIKDKGIALKDVSEFEALPGFGIKAIVDGKEVLVGTRKLMTINNVSVTNALEKMNELEKAGKTAMLAAINGQYAGTVAVADTIKETSRTAISRLKDMGLDVIMITGDNQQTARAIAAQAGIDHVIAEVLPEGKADEIKKLQSQGKKVAMVGDGINDAPALAIADIGMAIGTGTDVAMEAADITLIRGDLNSIADAIFMSKKTITNIKQNLFWALAYNTLGIPVAALGLLAPWLAGAAMAFSSVSVVLNALRLQKVKL, from the coding sequence ATGAGTCAAAGCTTAAAAGAAACAAACTTACAAATCTCAGGCATGACCTGTGCAGCATGCTCAACTAGAATTGAAAAGAGTTTAAATAAATTAGCGGGAGTGGAGACTGCGACCGTTAATCTTGCATTAGAAAAGTCTGCCATTAAGTACGATCCTGCACAAATTAAAATTGAAGATATTGAAAAGAAAATCAAGGATTTAGGATATGAGGTTGTAACGGAAAAGGCTGATTTTGCTATTACTGGAATGACCTGTGCAGCCTGTTCGGCCAGGATTGAAAAAGGCTTAAATAAGCTAGACGGTGTCGTAAAGGCTAATGTCAATTTGGCCCTTGAGACAGCTACAGTCGAGTATAATGGTGCCGCCTTATCTACTGGGGAAATTATTAAAAAAGTGGAAGGCTTAGGTTATGGAGCACATGTAAAAGAGAATGAAAAAGACACAAGTGACTATCGCCAAAAGGAAATTGCAAAACAAACGAAGAAGTTTATCATTTCTGCTATTCTTTCTATTCCATTATTATGGGCAATGGTTGGCCACTTTACATTTACTTCATTTATTTGGGTACCGGAAATGTTTATGAATCCTTGGGTACAGTTAGCCCTTGCTACACCTGTTCAGTTTATTATTGGTAGCCAGTTTTATATCGGCGCCTATAAGGCATTAAAAAATAAAAGTGCGAATATGGATGTACTCGTCGCTTTAGGTACATCGGCAGCATATTTTTACAGTCTATACTTATCATTTATGTCACTTTCAATGACGAGTACGCATACTGTCGAGCTTTATTATGAAACAAGTGCTGTCCTTATTACGTTAATTATCTTAGGTAAACTCTTTGAAGCAAAGGCAAAAGGACGTTCCTCGGAAGCCATTAAAAAGTTAATGGGACTTCAGGCCAAGACTGCCACAGTTGAAAGAGAGGGTGTTGAGCAAGAAATTCCGCTCGAAGAAGTAGTCGTTGGTGATATCCTTTATATTAAGCCTGGCGAGAAGATTCCAGTGGATGGAAAAATAATTGAGGGACGTTCCGCGATTGATGAGTCAATGCTTACAGGTGAAAGTGTTCCGATTGATAAAAGCATTGGCGATGAAGTAATTGGTGCGACACTTAACAAAAATGGGTTTATAAAAGTGGAAGCCAAAAAGGTAGGCAGGGATACTGCATTAGCGCAAATTATTAAAGTGGTTGAAGAAGCACAGGGGTCGAAAGCTCCGATTCAGCGTCTTGCTGATAAAATTTCCGGCGTGTTTGTCCCAATTGTTGTCGGCCTCGCTGTCCTAGCCTTTATTATTTGGTATGTATGGGCAGCCCCTGGAGATTTTGCAGAGGCGCTTGAAAAATTAATCGCTGTGTTAGTTATTGCCTGCCCGTGTGCGTTAGGTCTAGCGACACCAACCTCTATCATGGCTGGATCTGGCCGCGCTGCTGAATATGGAATTCTGTTTAAAGGCGGCGAACATTTGGAAATGACTCACCGGATCTCGACTGTTGTTTTAGATAAAACGGGTACGGTTACAAATGGAAAACCAGTATTAACTGATGTTTTCACAGATCAATTACAGGAAAAAGACTTTTTATCCTTGGTCGGTTCTGCGGAAAAGCAATCAGAACATCCGCTTGCACAAGCAATCGTCCAAGGAATTAAAGATAAAGGGATTGCGCTAAAAGATGTTTCTGAGTTTGAAGCCTTACCTGGTTTTGGAATCAAAGCGATTGTAGATGGAAAAGAAGTATTAGTTGGAACAAGAAAACTAATGACTATCAATAATGTGTCAGTTACTAATGCCCTTGAGAAGATGAATGAACTAGAAAAGGCAGGAAAAACAGCCATGCTTGCTGCCATAAATGGTCAATATGCAGGTACGGTTGCTGTTGCTGACACCATTAAGGAAACTTCAAGGACTGCGATAAGCCGCCTAAAAGATATGGGGCTAGATGTCATTATGATTACCGGTGATAATCAGCAAACTGCCAGAGCAATTGCGGCACAAGCAGGTATTGACCATGTAATTGCCGAAGTTCTTCCAGAGGGTAAGGCAGATGAAATCAAGAAACTGCAGTCACAAGGGAAGAAAGTGGCCATGGTTGGTGATGGAATTAATGATGCACCTGCCCTTGCGATTGCTGATATTGGAATGGCCATCGGTACGGGAACGGATGTTGCGATGGAAGCCGCTGATATTACCTTAATTCGCGGGGACTTAAATAGTATTGCGGATGCCATCTTTATGAGTAAAAAAACCATTACCAATATTAAGCAAAATCTATTCTGGGCACTGGCGTATAATACACTAGGAATTCCAGTCGCAGCACTTGGCTTGCTAGCACCATGGCTTGCAGGTGCAGCAATGGCCTTCAGTTCAGTTTCAGTTGTCCTCAACGCCTTACGATTGCAAAAAGTAAAATTGTAA
- the copZ gene encoding copper chaperone CopZ, whose translation MEKVTLNVQGMSCDHCVKAVKGSVGTLNGVSSVEVNLKANTVEVEFNNQEVTLDKIKETIDDQGYDVV comes from the coding sequence ATGGAAAAAGTAACATTAAATGTTCAAGGTATGTCTTGTGATCATTGTGTGAAGGCGGTAAAAGGAAGTGTGGGCACACTAAACGGAGTTAGCTCTGTCGAAGTAAATTTAAAAGCTAATACTGTCGAAGTTGAGTTTAACAACCAAGAAGTAACATTAGATAAAATCAAAGAAACAATTGATGACCAAGGTTACGACGTAGTGTAA